The following coding sequences are from one Octopus bimaculoides isolate UCB-OBI-ISO-001 chromosome 3, ASM119413v2, whole genome shotgun sequence window:
- the LOC106877337 gene encoding telomere length regulation protein TEL2 homolog, which yields MSKPEINGKVLNLLKELHVGLSSTDPYQVMSSLDTVVALISASKITAGDEGSLTRRAQASSDPLLNQYFPSYGEKSQARSCFLQNHFSRFVDVLLSKLSLEWVEKLDKTKLDVALKIVFLRGNHSASFLSLMHHICSSNAGYKLNRCVLLLENFVTQHCLLDVMWAECIVEKGSIPQNDSVNQELVNAIISLPSRTANKLKDQNSLHFYPTSFTKLLCQDMLQVLHKAQQTVSNCEDCSLIFVCHLFASLCSSGYSDELWNGTLPELMKNAQESFLWQRICKRLVTGAPDRSIESVIVPLLLKVPWYGIVEMFLGDVVLERPKVKYLLCTKILLHRYFTNTLLLQNILGYLASSSNRRPLFLQVIKNLVNVWGDTSAIRHTSYEQHYYISSAIVISNGFLSDKEDQSLRKDLVSSIMYGMQNHLESISGDIHRLGMVVTELMVAKLQPDGAELKFGYEMSDDIKTLQQLAIPPDKPKVAEKISEVSENATEPSENVTKKNDQEKISENQESDLDSDDDFEPFDMSHDKQEQKVKTPKYLRDCMEGLIGTEDPERVEACLKVAEELISSSHYGLAEIAAEFAKILLHLTESHSFSSLLECRLKALVALLVECPVETATYLTSQVYASNYNIRQRMDTLEVLAVAVQQLASPKKSAKDKKNVTENPIKVSLIQPEKATYNWREVVQKRIDSKTRRFGKGHNRQQPEVVVNRFSSVAGHFFYPLIKNYDRKDNCLDLLGEDCMVLERLLMTLGTVVYSAVNTMAVKRMGRCLLEFIWPLRYHPQSSVRRAILFGVSAVYLSVPSHVLLEEMEEDSFDFRQWLQDTVRDDPDTECQMLAVQTMKILHSVMQQELSSNS from the exons ATGTCGAAGCCAGAGATAAACGGTAaagttcttaatttattgaaagaaCTGCATGTGGGTCTCTCAAGTACCGACCCCTATCAAGTGATGAGTTCCCTGGACACTGTTGTGGCCCTTATTTCAGCTTCTAAAATTACTGCAGGAGACGAAGGTAGTTTAACCAGGAGGGCTCAGGCTTCCAGTGATCCCTTACTCAACCAGTATTTTCCAAGTTATGGCGAAAAATCTCAAGCAAGAAGTTGTTTCCTTCAGAACCATTTTTCGCGTTTTGTTGATGTTCTTCTTTCGAAACTTTCTCTTGAATGGGTGGAAAAACTGGACAAAACCAAACTGGACGTTGCTTTAAAAATCGTATTCTTACGTGGGAACCATTCCGCATCCTTCCTAAGTCTTATGCATCATATTTgttcttccaa tgCCGGCTACAAACTTAACCGTTGTGTGTTATTATTGGAGAACTTTGTCACTCAGCACTGTTTATTGGATGTCATGTGGGCTGAGTGTATTGTAGAAAAGGGTTCGATTCCACAGAATGACAGTGTCAATCAAGAATTAGTTAATGCCATTATTTCATTGCCTTCAAGAACTGCCAATAAATTGAAGGATCAAAACAG TTTGCATTTTTATCCAACATCTTTCACTAAACTGCTGTGCCAAGACATGCTTCAAGTCCTACACAAAGCTCAGCAGACAGTTAGTAACTGTGAAGATTGTTCTCTTATCTTTGTCTGCCATTTATTTGCTTCCCTTTGTTCTTCGGGTTACTCAG ATGAATTGTGGAATGGAACCCTACCTGAACTGATGAAGAATGCTCAAGAAAGCTTTCTCTGGCAACGCATATGTAAACGGCTTGTGACAGGCGCCCCAGACCGTTCTATTGAAAGTGTGATTGTACCACTTCTGCTGAAAGTCCCTTG GTATGGCATTGTTGAGATGTTTCTTGGTGATGTCGTTCTGGAACGACCCAAAGTCAAATACTTACTCTGTACCAAAATCTTACTTCATCGATATTTCACCAAT ACATTATTGCTCCAAAACATTCTTGGTTATCTGGCTTCTTCTTCCAACCGACGTCCTCTCTTCTTGCAG GTAATCAAAAACCTTGTGAATGTGTGGGGTGACACGAGTGCCATACGACACACCTCCTATGAACAACACTACTACATCTCATCTGCTATTGTCATCTCTAACGGGTTCCTCTCTGATAAAGAAGACCAATCGCTACGGAAAG ATCTAGTGTCCTCTATAATGTATGGGATGCAGAATCACCTGGAAAGCATTAGTGGTGACATTCATCGTCTCGGAATGGTAGTCACAGAACTGATGGTTGCCAAACTTCAACCAGATGGGGCTGAATTGAAGTTCGGT TATGAAATGTCTGATGATATCAAAACACTGCAGCAGTTGGCCATTCCTCCAGACAAACCTAA GGTGGCTGAGAAAATTAGCGAAGTATCtgaaaatgccacagaacctTCTGAAAATGTGACAAAGAAAAATGATCaggaaaaaatatcagaaaatcaaGAATCAGATCTTGATAG TGATGATGACTTTGAGCCCTTCGACATGTCACATGATAAGCAAGAACAGAAAGTGAAAACACCAAAATACTTAAGGGATTGTATGGAAG GACTGATTGGAACCGAAGACCCAGAACGTGTTGAAGCTTGTCTGAAAGTAGCTGAAGAATTGATATCATCAAGTCATTATGGTTTGGCAGAA ATTGCTGCAGAATTTGCCAAAATACTTCTTCACTTGACGGAAAGTCATTCCTTTAGCAGTTTGTTAGAATGTAGACTTAAGGCTCTTGTGGCTCTCTTAGTAGAGTGTCCTGTTGAG ACAGCCACCTATTTGACGTCCCAAGTCTATGCAAGCAATTACAACATTCGTCAACGGATGGACACACTGGAG GTTCTGGCCGTTGCAGTCCAGCAACTTGCTTCACCCAAGAAATCAGCGAAGGATAAGAAAAATGTCACAGAAAATCCTATAAAAGTGTCCCTCATTCAACCAGAGAAAGCTACGTATAATTGGCGTGAAGTGGTTCAGAAGCGAATCGACAGCAAGACCCGTCGTTTTGGTAAAGGTCACAACCGACAACAGCCAGAGGTTGTGGTCAACCGGTTCTCGTCGGTGGCTGGACATTTCTTTTATCCACTTATTAAAAATTATGATAG GAAAGATAATTGTTTGGATCTTTTGGGAGAAGATTGCATGGTTTTGGAAAGACTTCTCATGACTCTAGGAACTGTGGTCTACAGTGCTGTCAACACAAtg GCTGTGAAGCGGATGGGACGTTGTCTTTTGGAATTCATTTGGCCACTTCGTTATCATCCACAAAG TTCGGTTCGAAGAGCCATTTTATTTGGTGTGTCAGCAGTTTATCTGTCAGTGCCCAGCCATGTTTTAttggaagaaatggaagaagatagTTTCGATTTCAGACAATGGCTGCAAG